From a single Toxoplasma gondii ME49 chromosome II, whole genome shotgun sequence genomic region:
- a CDS encoding hypothetical protein (encoded by transcript TGME49_221665) — MVRSSSVSAVLLCARSSFRSPSVGREGATKAETLPETRVSQGSANSSSVSYVAKETSPVDCLQICRNSTADDGRLPSHAGAETFSTQDRTPLQSSFLTRSWIPFRHKERKVLGAERPAEGAADRNVENPVHKHLKKSTRGESFDGSLGWRSGGCRFLSKRKGKRRASSCPSVSSRSQEVAEYGRTGSGEQKNARCAEPTNSCSPKRGREPLRLFTLTSCLIRRRQNSACRFAETENAAGNPRQASREERGAFCEGTGSRGCRCCSSGAGEVPVHPKFSSFPVPGERDSASLSPGSHTTKSRENSCPVNTAEKVKVPPFRREANTTRTPGRSDTPGAPSPHPRKNFRSAETEDRNMQVETTASQRLKTRESSVAKTILEYREEYECAPPRSEPCVKLRSTRSAVTYKQTSQLRAERKKHCVLRHQSRDRHRFPSASRPEPRTDRGGKTVFRSDTNVYTRGRHFHKASERKATDPQAPRAKREWNAKTPEHLEPLCGEKEKQKPELEVEQTLAKAALRKTRAEDSQPTAKRTRELEPRVPSEFKRERETRPHSKGRKHCLSKQAQEEGERSWVSEKGPRDVCDPSTSKNHKTSSKEAQQTKQSSSECRDGTGTGVHESFKLFPHGVTCAGSVKAALSCSQHSRFPSPAEPTRNGFPRSPAYVPCDGRVDKHRNGPLSHGRTEQDKTEERNHQRVLARRLSPSAVPPAAISRLPAQAQRLATSFLSNRDLFFSLPSCSAAVLSLEETENTGVYCVGTPASLCRLERSGWARPKTGALEEGKNKVCLEA; from the exons ATGGTGAGGAGTAGCTCTGTGAGTGCCGTTCTGTTGTGTGCGCGTTCCTCATTCCGTTCTCCATCGGTTGGACGGGAAGGTGCAACAAAAGCGGAGACTTTGCCCGAGACAAGAGTCTCCCAAGGCTCTGCAAattcttcctccgtctcaTATGTAGCCAAAGAAACATCGCCGGTCGATTGCCTGCAAATTTGCAGGAACTCAACTGCTGACGATGGACGCCTTCCTTCGCATGCGGGCGCCGAGACGTTTTCCACACAGGATCGTACACCGCTCCAGTCCTCCTTTTTGACACGCAGTTGGATTCCATTTCGCcacaaagaaaggaaggtTCTCGGTGCCGAAAGACCTGCAGAAGGTGCCGCTGATCGAAATGTCGAAAATCCTGTTCACAAACACCTGAAAAAAAGCACGCGAGGAGAGTCCTTTGACGGTAGTTTAGGTTGGCGTTCAGGTGGTTGCCGTTTCTTGTCCAAAAGAAAGGGCAAACGTCGGGCTTCTTCGTGTCCTTCTGTCAGTTCCAGGAGTCAGGAAGTAGCTGAATACGGACGGACTGGTTCTGgcgagcagaaaaacgctCGTTGCGCCGAACCGACAAATTCGTGTTCACCGAAACGCGGCAGAGAACCCCTGAGGCTCTTTACCCTCACTTCTTGCTTAATTAGGAGACGCCAGAACAGTGCATGTCGTTTCGCGGAGACTGAAAACGCAGCCGGGAATCCCAGGCAGGCAtcaagggaagaaagaggtgCTTTCTGTGAAGGAACCGGTAGCAGAGGTTGTCGCTGTTGTAGCTCGGGCGCTGGAGAAGTGCCTGTGCACCCTAAGTTTTCGTCGTTCCCTGTGCCAGGAGAACGTgattctgcttctctttctccgggAAGCCACACCACGAAGAGTCGGGAGAACAGCTGTCCGGTCAACACCGCGGAAAAGGTGAAAGTTCCTCCTTTTCGCCGAGAAGCAAATACGACAAGAACGCCAGGAAGATCGGACACCCCCGGCGCCCCTTCGCCGCACCCGAGGAAAAACTTCCgaagtgcagagacagaagacagaaacatgCAGGTGGAAACAACTGCAAGCCAACGTCTGAAAACGCGCGAGTCTTCGGTTGCGAAAACCATTTTGGAATACAGAGAGGAATACGAATGCGCCCCGCCCCGATCCGAACCTTGCGTAAAGCTCCGCTCAACCCGCAGTGCTGTGACCTACAAGCAGACTTCACAGCTTCgtgcagaaaggaaaaaacactGCGTTCTGAGGCATCAGTCGCGGGACAGACACCGGTTTCCGTCTGCGAGTAGACCGGAACCGAGGACTGACAGAGGGGGGAAGACAGTCTTTAGATCAGACACAAACGTATACACGCGCGGCCGTCATTTCCACAAAGCCTCTgaaagaaaagcgacagaCCCGCAGGCACCGCGAGCGAAGAGGGAATGGAATGCGAAGACACCGGAACACCTAGAGCCGCTctgcggagaaaaggaaaagcaaAAGCCGGAACTCGAGGTAGAACAAACGCTAGCGAAAGCCGCACTGAGAAAAACCCGCGCCGAAGATTCACAACCGACTGCAAAACGAACAAGAGAGCTTGAGCCCAGAGTTCCTAGTGAAttcaaaagagaaagagaaacgaggccACACTCAAAAGGTCGCAAGCACTGCCTCAGCAAACAAGcacaagaagaaggcgagagaagctggGTGTCGGAAAAGGGTCCGCGAGACGTTTGCGATCCGTCGACGTCGAAGAACCACAAAACATCCTCCAAAGAAGCCCaacagacgaaacagagcTCCTCAGAATGCCGCGATGGTACTGGTACGGGCGTGCATGAAAGTTTTAAGCTTTTTCCGCACGGCGTAACTTGCGCTGGATCTGTTAAGGCAGCCTTGTCCTGCTCTCAGCactcgcgttttccttcgcctgcTGAGCCGACAAGAAACGGATTTCCTCGATCTCCAGCCTACGTACCGTGTGATGGTAGAGTCGACAAACATCGGAACGGGCCCCTTTCTCATGGAAGAACAGAACAGGACaaaacggaggaaaggaacCACCAACGAGTTCT AGCACGGAGACTTTCTCCGTCAGCTGTGCCTCCCGCAGCAATCTCCCGCCTTCCTGCTCAAGCGCAGCGACTTGCGACCTCTTTCCTGTCAAATCGCGATCTGTTTTTTTCCCTGCCTTCCTGTTCGGCGGCGGTGTTATCTCTTGAAGAAACCGAAAACACTGGCGTGTATTGTGTCGGCACACCCGCCTCGTTGTGTCGGCTTGAGAGGTCCGGATGGGCAAGACCAAAAACCGGCGCTCTAGAGGAGGGGAAAAACAAAGTCTGCCTTGAGGCGTGA